From the genome of Yersinia enterocolitica, one region includes:
- the ilvA gene encoding threonine ammonia-lyase, biosynthetic, whose product MAVSQPLSAAPCGAEYLRAILRAPVYEVAQVTPLQVMEKISSRLANTILVKREDRQPVHSFKLRGAYAMLAGLTEEQKACGVITASAGNHAQGVALSASKLGIKALIVMPVATADIKVDAVRGFGGEVLLFGANFDEAKGKAIELSQQQGYTFVPPFDHPAVIAGQGTLAMELLQQDAHLDRIFVPVGGGGLVAGVAVLIKQLMPQIKVIGVEAEDSACLRAALDAGKPVDLARVGLFAEGVAVKRIGDEPFRLCQEYLDEVITVDSDAICAAVKDLFEDVRAIAEPSGALALAGLKKYVQQHNIKGERLAHVLSGANVNFHGLRYVSERCELGEQREALLAVTIPEKKGSFLRFCELLGGRSVTEFNYRYADADNACIFVGVRLTRGYAERAEILAELQAKDYQVVDLSDDEMAKLHVRYMVGGRPSKPLRERLYSFEFPESPGALLKFLHTLGTHWNISLFHYRSHGTDFGRVLAGFELSDSEPQFEEHLAALGYDCHDETNNPAFKFFLAG is encoded by the coding sequence ATGGCGGTATCACAACCCTTATCTGCTGCCCCTTGCGGGGCAGAATATCTGCGGGCGATATTGCGCGCGCCGGTGTATGAGGTGGCGCAAGTCACCCCGTTGCAAGTGATGGAAAAAATCTCTTCCCGCCTGGCTAATACTATTTTGGTTAAACGTGAAGATCGCCAGCCAGTGCACAGTTTTAAGCTGCGTGGTGCTTATGCGATGCTGGCGGGTCTGACAGAAGAGCAGAAAGCCTGTGGTGTGATAACCGCCTCTGCCGGTAATCATGCGCAAGGTGTCGCCCTCTCAGCCAGTAAGCTGGGTATCAAGGCACTTATCGTGATGCCGGTAGCAACCGCTGACATCAAAGTGGATGCCGTGCGCGGTTTTGGTGGTGAGGTGCTGCTGTTCGGTGCCAATTTCGATGAAGCCAAAGGCAAAGCTATCGAGTTATCCCAGCAGCAGGGTTATACCTTTGTGCCGCCGTTTGACCATCCGGCCGTTATCGCCGGGCAGGGGACGCTGGCGATGGAGTTACTCCAGCAAGACGCACACCTTGATCGGATTTTTGTCCCGGTCGGTGGCGGTGGGCTGGTGGCCGGTGTGGCGGTGCTTATCAAGCAACTGATGCCGCAGATTAAAGTGATCGGGGTTGAAGCGGAAGACTCAGCTTGTTTACGTGCCGCACTGGATGCGGGCAAGCCGGTTGACCTGGCCCGTGTTGGGTTATTTGCCGAGGGTGTCGCCGTTAAACGTATTGGCGATGAGCCATTCCGCCTGTGCCAAGAGTATTTGGACGAGGTGATAACCGTCGACAGTGATGCTATCTGTGCGGCAGTAAAAGATTTATTTGAAGATGTGCGTGCCATCGCCGAACCTTCTGGTGCTTTGGCGCTGGCGGGCCTGAAAAAGTATGTTCAGCAGCATAATATCAAAGGCGAACGTCTGGCCCATGTGCTGTCCGGTGCTAACGTGAACTTCCACGGCCTGCGCTATGTGTCAGAACGTTGTGAGCTGGGCGAGCAGCGTGAAGCTTTGCTGGCCGTAACTATCCCCGAGAAAAAAGGCAGTTTTCTCCGTTTCTGCGAGTTGCTGGGGGGGCGTTCGGTCACTGAATTCAACTACCGTTATGCGGATGCCGATAATGCCTGCATTTTCGTAGGGGTACGTTTGACGCGCGGCTATGCCGAGCGGGCAGAGATATTGGCTGAGCTACAGGCAAAAGATTATCAGGTGGTGGACCTATCTGACGACGAGATGGCCAAACTGCATGTGCGTTATATGGTGGGTGGTCGACCTTCCAAACCATTGCGTGAGCGGCTGTACAGCTTTGAATTCCCTGAATCACCGGGCGCATTGCTGAAGTTCTTGCATACATTAGGTACGCACTGGAATATCTCTTTGTTCCACTATCGTAGCCATGGCACTGATTTTGGTCGGGTATTGGCAGGGTTTGAGTTGTCAGATTCTGAGCCGCAATTTGAAGAGCACTTGGCCGCTTTGGGCTATGATTGCCATGATGAAACCAACAACCCGGCGTTTAAGTTCTTTTTGGCGGGTTAA